One stretch of Streptomyces peucetius DNA includes these proteins:
- a CDS encoding ABC transporter ATP-binding protein, with the protein MTTDVTKGAVAPAGGSGAGVDNVLEASGVTLRFGGLTSLDSVDLGMRRGEVLAVIGPNGAGKTSLFNSLTGVYKPQEGRITFLPKDGDNKELLGAKPHIVNRLGLARTFQNIRLFSALTALENVKIAAETRLKAGPVSIMLGLPNARRAERESDERAHRLLKFVGLESKLNEIAGSLSYGDQRSLEIARALATDPQVLLLDEPAAGTNPTEKLELEQLIRRINSELGVSVLLIEHDMRLVMSVADRVMVLNFGRKIAEGTPSEVQQHPAVIEAYLGASAPEEEVAAGAGQVVIAEQPGPVDESGANDGDSGANEASSDGESSDEASSDGESSDETAPDGSAPDEESGK; encoded by the coding sequence ATGACGACGGATGTCACAAAGGGGGCGGTCGCTCCGGCCGGTGGTTCGGGGGCCGGTGTGGACAATGTTCTCGAGGCGTCCGGTGTGACGCTGCGGTTTGGTGGTCTGACCTCCTTGGACAGTGTCGATCTGGGGATGCGCCGTGGTGAGGTGCTCGCCGTGATCGGCCCGAACGGTGCGGGTAAGACCTCGCTGTTCAACTCGTTGACGGGTGTGTACAAGCCGCAGGAGGGACGGATCACGTTCCTTCCCAAGGACGGCGACAACAAGGAGCTGCTGGGCGCCAAGCCGCACATCGTGAACCGGCTGGGGCTGGCGCGTACGTTCCAGAACATCCGGTTGTTCTCGGCGCTGACGGCGCTGGAGAACGTGAAGATCGCGGCGGAGACCCGGCTGAAGGCCGGACCGGTGTCGATCATGCTGGGTCTGCCGAATGCCCGCAGAGCGGAGCGGGAGAGCGACGAGCGGGCGCACCGGCTGCTGAAGTTCGTCGGCTTGGAGAGCAAGCTCAACGAGATCGCGGGCAGCCTTTCCTACGGTGACCAGCGCAGCCTGGAGATCGCGAGGGCGCTTGCGACGGATCCGCAGGTGCTGCTGCTCGACGAACCGGCGGCCGGCACGAACCCGACGGAGAAGCTGGAGCTCGAGCAGCTGATCCGTCGGATCAACTCGGAGCTGGGCGTCAGTGTGCTGCTGATCGAGCACGACATGCGTCTGGTGATGTCGGTGGCGGACCGGGTCATGGTCCTCAACTTCGGCCGGAAGATCGCCGAAGGGACGCCGAGCGAGGTGCAGCAGCATCCGGCGGTGATCGAGGCGTACCTGGGTGCGTCGGCTCCGGAGGAGGAGGTGGCGGCGGGAGCGGGTCAGGTCGTGATCGCCGAGCAGCCTGGCCCGGTGGACGAGTCCGGAGCGAATGACGGCGATTCCGGTGCGAACGAGGCGTCGTCGGACGGTGAGTCGTCGGACGAGGCGTCGTCGGACGGTGAGTCGTCGGACGAGACGGCGCCGGATGGTTCCGCGCCGGACGAGGAGAGCGGCA